In the Lepidochelys kempii isolate rLepKem1 chromosome 3, rLepKem1.hap2, whole genome shotgun sequence genome, one interval contains:
- the LOC140908489 gene encoding gallinacin-10-like, with amino-acid sequence MKILYLLFAVLVFLFQATPGVADMGPPPADTLACRAQGGFCHLINCPPVFSISGTCHGGQLKCCTR; translated from the exons ATGAAGATCCTTTACCTGCTCTTTGCTGTTCTGGTCTTCCTTTTCCAGGCTACTCCAG GTGTTGCTGATATGGGTCCTCCTCCTGCTGACACTCTGGCCTGTAGAGCCCAAGGAGGTTTCTGCCATTTAATAAACTGTCCCCCAGTCTTTTCTATCTCAGGAACTTGCCACGGTGGACAACTGAAATGCTGTACAAGGTAA